From a single Ananas comosus cultivar F153 unplaced genomic scaffold, ASM154086v1, whole genome shotgun sequence genomic region:
- the LOC109705579 gene encoding trichohyalin-like isoform X4 yields MKMIQISIRYRWEQASQKKLDKSRSEREKEKEITQSAGKLMESKRVEDDSERKRMRALLKAKEEEQKRARERVRQQLEDDKAERKRKLGVPYDDLGASKPATPRVEEQRQSPRQLPAKRVTKAELRDCLRNLKRNYKDDNARVKRAFETLLKIIGNIVNSPDEEKFRRLRLSNPKFHSWVFERRCRVSRAMRLRTDRRRQILVSAEGESRHGSSKICRIGASFSFNQSILWTSVSGWLLIHLQINYSPPLKFLMNMAFPA; encoded by the exons GGAACAAGCTTCTCAGAAGAAATTAGATAAAAGCAGATcggaaagagaaaaggagaag GAAATAACACAATCTGCTGGAAAACTTATGGAGTCAAAGAGAGTTGAGGATGATAGTGAAAGAAAACG AATGAGGGCACTGCTAAAAGCTAAAGAGGAGGAGCAgaaaagagcaagagagagagttcgACAGCAGTTAGAAGATGATAAG GCAGAAAGAAAGAGGAAGCTTGGCGTACCATACGATGATTTGGGAGCTTCAAAACCCGCAACACCTCGTGTGGAAGAACAG AGACAGTCGCCTAGACAGTTGCCTGCTAAGCGTGTTACAAAGGCCGAACTGAGAGATTGTCTtcgaaatttaaaaagaaattacaag GACGACAATGCTAGAGTCAAGAGAGCCTTCGAAACGCTTCTCAAAATCATCGGAAACATTGTGAATTCTCCCGATGAGGAGAAGTTCAGAAGACTTCGACTGAGCAATCCGAAGTTTCAC AGTTGGGTGTTTGAAAGGAGGTGTAGAGTTTCTCGAGCTATGCGGCTTCGAACGGATCGACGGCGACAGATACTTGTTTCTGCCGAGGGCGAAAGTCGACATGGAAGCTCTAAGATCTGCAGGATTGGAGCTTCATTCAGCTTTAACCAATCCATTCTTTGGACTTCTGTCAGTGGATGGTTACTAATTCATCTGCAGATCAACTACTCTCCACCTCTGAAGTTTCTCATGAATATGGCTTTCCCTGCATGA